The Epinephelus lanceolatus isolate andai-2023 chromosome 8, ASM4190304v1, whole genome shotgun sequence genome includes a window with the following:
- the hoxc12a gene encoding homeobox protein Hox-C12a yields MGEHNLLNPGFVGPLVNIHTGDTFYFPNFRASGGQLAGLPSLSYPRRDNVCSLPWNPSEPCNGYSQSYFSSPVSINPSFNRSCEISRPEEGKCYYNNGNGNRETCSGGSSLKREDRARDTSSLTSDHGMHSGIGSTAAFSKYDYGTEQLTQDPPSCQSMESDSSSSLLNEGSKPPSSDTQTLVSPGSHSSNIAASGGAPWYPMHTRTRKKRKPYSKLQLAELEGEFMLNEFITRQRRRELSDRLNLSDQQVKIWFQNRRMKKKRLMLREQALAYF; encoded by the exons ATGGGCGAGCATAATCTTCTTAATCCAGGGTTTGTGGGACCTTTGGTAAACATCCACACTGGAGACACATTTTACTTTCCGAATTTTAGAGCCTCAGGGGGACAACTGGCGGGGCTACCGTCGCTCTCCTACCCGAGAAGGGACAATGTTTGCTCCCTCCCGTGGAATCCTTCGGAGCCGTGCAATGGATACTCTCAATCCTACTTTAGCAGCCCCGTGTCTATTAACCCTTCTTTCAATCGGTCGTGTGAAATTAGCAGACCAGAAGAGGGCAAATGTTATTATAACAACGGCAACGGGAACAGGGAGACCTGTTCAGGTGGCAGCAGCCTCAAACGAGAGGATAGGGCGAGAGACACATCATCATTAACATCTGACCACGGGATGCACAGTGGAATAGGCAGCACAGCCGCCTTCTCCAAATATGATTATGGGACCGAGCAGCTAACGCAAGACCCGCCATCCTGTCAGTCAATGGAGTCCGACTCCAGCTCCTCTCTGCTCAACGAGGGCAGCAAGCCTCCATCCAGCGACACACAGACCCTGGTGTCACCGGGAAGCCATTCAAGCAACATAGCCGCAAGCGGAG GTGCTCCGTGGTACCCGATGCACACTCGGACCAGAAAGAAGCGTAAACCGTATTCCAAACTTCAGCTGGCTGAGCTAGAAGGTGAATTCATGCTGAATGAGTTCATCACCAGGCAGCGGCGGAGGGAGCTCTCCGACCGGCTGAACCTCAGCGACCAACAAGTGAAGATCTGGTTCCAGAACCGcaggatgaagaagaagagactCATGCTGAGGGAGCAAGCCTTGGCCTACTTTTAG